A window of the Brassica oleracea var. oleracea cultivar TO1000 chromosome C1, BOL, whole genome shotgun sequence genome harbors these coding sequences:
- the LOC106298075 gene encoding uncharacterized protein LOC106298075, giving the protein MRVKLKFILVVIMVVMITVCSCSDARTTIPQKNNQEKGKIYGKMTGKEEDLTEKIEHPRSSVDNHHYIPRQDFNNYGPGGDNNGNGGG; this is encoded by the coding sequence ATGAGGGTAAAACTTAAGTTTATTTTAGTTGTTATCATGGTGGTGATGATCACTGTATGCTCTTGTTCGGATGCGAGGACTACCATTCCCCAAAAAAATAATCAAGAAAAGGGGAAAATATACGGAAAAATGACAGGGAAAGAAGAAGATTTAACTGAGAAAATAGAACACCCCAGAAGCAGTGTAGACAATCACCATTACATCCCAAGACAAGATTTCAACAACTACGGACCTGGAGGCGATAACAACGGAAATGGCGGGGGATAA
- the LOC106320774 gene encoding serine/threonine-protein phosphatase 6 regulatory subunit 1 isoform X1 yields MEIDSANFGSTLKKTVPLMNYVKTHQNVFHQLVDLIGITSNMEILIRLVGADDHVYPNHMDVMQWLADSNLLEMVVDKLSPSNFLEVHANAAETLCTIAQNAPSPLATKLSSSSFVARIFGHAFGDPQSKSSLVHTLSVCISLLSPRRSLLSSSFMYSFRGQQIFESPISVNPETIATMLPRLGDFVKLLNATSDEKVLPITYGQLRPPLGSHRLKIVEFIAILLKTQSVATGKELASSGAIRRVLDLFFEYPYNNALHHQVESTIVSCLESKNDEIVDHLLHVCDLIGKILKIEKQPILSGENQPTIPVAGKQAPRVGNIGHISRISNKLVQLSTNNNLIKTSLEEHNEWGEWEANTLHDRNAVENVYRWVCGRPTALQDRSRDSDDDEVHDRDYDLAGLANNLNHFRYNMQENNGAGEDHGSNDRDEEDVYLDDESTEVVISSLRLGEEQNNNLFTNSNWFTFQGDELGDSTGTGAIRSEEAMEDVSLNETSGNGIENDEEDCLITEGKNPFVATASTSDAVSVNTVPGDIEIDEDVVSGESSPEMVERGDSSSSAAEVTDPFPADDMKIPDVRVPNGSSSSEGEVSPKSPPVPSFFGKDVEYVGVEPEGTERAMDQALLKEGIVGEAGPMKRNSATDSPGKESTDENIQQEYNDTNYWKVDPEVAVVE; encoded by the exons ATGGAAATCGACAGTGCGAATTTCGGTTCCACGTTGAAGAAGACGGTGCCGTTGATGAACTATGTAAAA ACCCATCAGAATGTTTTCCACCAACTGGTTGATTTGATAGGGATTACATCCAATATGGAG ATTCTAATTCGGTTGGTTGGTGCGGATGATCATGTTTATCCCAACCACATGGATGTGATGCAATGGTTAGCTGATAGCAATCTGCTTGAAATGGTCGTTGATAAGCTTAGCCCATCA AATTTTCTTGAAGTTCATGCAAATGCTGCTGAAACACTGTGCACTATTGCACAAAATGCACCATCACCTTTGGCTACGAAGCTCTCCAGTTCAAG TTTTGTTGCAAGGATATTCGGCCATGCTTTCGGAGATCCCCAGTCCAAATCTAGCCTTGTCCACACACTCTCGGTGTGCATTTCATTGTTAAGCCCAAGAAGATCTCTACTTTCTTCTTCCTTTATGTATTCATTCAGGGGCCAACAAATCTTTGAGTCTCCAATTTCTGTGAATCCGGAGACTATTGCCACCATGCTGCCTAGGCTTG GTGACTTTGTCAAACTTTTAAACGCGACCTCTGATGAAAAGGTGTTACCTATAACGTATGGACAGTTGAGACCTCCTCTTGGCAGTCATCGCCTGAAG ATCGTGGAGTTCATCGCTATCTTGTTGAAAACGCAAAGTGTAGCTACAGGAAAAGAACTAGCGAGCTCAGGAGCTATTAGAAGAGTCCTTGATCTATTCTTCGA GTACCCATATAATAATGCACTGCACCATCAGGTGGAGAGTACAATAGTATCGTGTTTGGAGAGCAAAAATGATGAGATTGTTGACCATCTTCTCCACGTGTGTGATTTGATTGGAAAAATTCTTAAAATAGAGAAACAGCCAATCCTTTCTGGTGAAAACCAG CCAACGATACCTGTTGCTGGAAAGCAGGCTCCACGGGTGGGAAATATTGGTCATATTTCAAGAATTTCGAACAAGCTTGTTCAGCTGTCGACTAACAATAACCTAATAAAGACTTCACTTGAG GAACATAACGAATGGGGCGAGTGGGAAGCTAATACATTGCATGACCGAAACGCAGTTGAGAATGTTTATCGCTGGGTTTGTGG ACGCCCAACTGCATTACAAGATAGGAGTAGGGACAGTGACGATGATGAAGTTCACGACAGGGATTATGACCTTGCTGGTTTAGCTAATAACTTGAACCATTTTAGATACAACATGCAAGAGAACAATGGTGCTGGGGAG GATCATGGTTCCAATGACAGAGACGAAGAG GATGTGTACTTAGATGACGAATCTACTGAAGTTGTTATATCATCTCTAAGGCTTGGTGAGGAACAGAACAA CAATTTATTCACAAACTCGAACTGGTTCACGTTCCAAGGAGATGAGTTGGGTGACAGCACAGGAACAGGGGCCATTCGTTCAGAGGAAGCAATGGAAGATGTAAGCTTGAATGAAACTTCCGGTAATGGAATTGAAAATGATGAAGAAGACTGTTTGATTACAGAAGGCAAGAACCCTTTTGTAGCCACAGCTTCGACCTCAGACGCAGTTTCTGTAAACACCGTACCCGGAGATATCGAGATCGATGAAGATGTGGTTTCAGGTGAATCGTCACCTGAAATGGTTGAACGTGGAGATTCTTCTTCATCCGCTGCAGAGGTGACAGATCCTTTTCCTGCAGATGACATGAAGATACCTGATGTGAGAGTCCCAAACGGATCGTCATCCTCGGAAGGCGAGGTAAGCCCAAAATCACCACCTGTGCCTTCGTTTTTTGGCAAAGACGTTGAGTATGTGGGAGTAGAGCCAGAAGGAACCGAGAGGGCAATGGATCAAGCTCTTCTAAAGGAAGGGATAGTGGGAGAGGCAGGGCCAATGAAGAGAAACAGCGCCACAGACTCGCCGGGAAAGGAGAGCACTGATGAGAATATACAGCAGGAGTACAACGACACTAACTACTGGAAAGTCGATCCGGAGGTGGCCGTGGTTGAATAA
- the LOC106320774 gene encoding serine/threonine-protein phosphatase 6 regulatory subunit 1 isoform X2: MCVIRYIERIVGLPCLHIYCLLCSVIGLSTSESINMNFLEVHANAAETLCTIAQNAPSPLATKLSSSSFVARIFGHAFGDPQSKSSLVHTLSVCISLLSPRRSLLSSSFMYSFRGQQIFESPISVNPETIATMLPRLGDFVKLLNATSDEKVLPITYGQLRPPLGSHRLKIVEFIAILLKTQSVATGKELASSGAIRRVLDLFFEYPYNNALHHQVESTIVSCLESKNDEIVDHLLHVCDLIGKILKIEKQPILSGENQPTIPVAGKQAPRVGNIGHISRISNKLVQLSTNNNLIKTSLEEHNEWGEWEANTLHDRNAVENVYRWVCGRPTALQDRSRDSDDDEVHDRDYDLAGLANNLNHFRYNMQENNGAGEDHGSNDRDEEDVYLDDESTEVVISSLRLGEEQNNNLFTNSNWFTFQGDELGDSTGTGAIRSEEAMEDVSLNETSGNGIENDEEDCLITEGKNPFVATASTSDAVSVNTVPGDIEIDEDVVSGESSPEMVERGDSSSSAAEVTDPFPADDMKIPDVRVPNGSSSSEGEVSPKSPPVPSFFGKDVEYVGVEPEGTERAMDQALLKEGIVGEAGPMKRNSATDSPGKESTDENIQQEYNDTNYWKVDPEVAVVE, translated from the exons ATGTGCGTTATAAGATATATAGAGAGGATAGTTGGACTCCCGTGCTTGCACATCTATTGTCTTCTTTGTTCGGTGATTGGGTTATCTACTTCTGAATCTATAAATATG AATTTTCTTGAAGTTCATGCAAATGCTGCTGAAACACTGTGCACTATTGCACAAAATGCACCATCACCTTTGGCTACGAAGCTCTCCAGTTCAAG TTTTGTTGCAAGGATATTCGGCCATGCTTTCGGAGATCCCCAGTCCAAATCTAGCCTTGTCCACACACTCTCGGTGTGCATTTCATTGTTAAGCCCAAGAAGATCTCTACTTTCTTCTTCCTTTATGTATTCATTCAGGGGCCAACAAATCTTTGAGTCTCCAATTTCTGTGAATCCGGAGACTATTGCCACCATGCTGCCTAGGCTTG GTGACTTTGTCAAACTTTTAAACGCGACCTCTGATGAAAAGGTGTTACCTATAACGTATGGACAGTTGAGACCTCCTCTTGGCAGTCATCGCCTGAAG ATCGTGGAGTTCATCGCTATCTTGTTGAAAACGCAAAGTGTAGCTACAGGAAAAGAACTAGCGAGCTCAGGAGCTATTAGAAGAGTCCTTGATCTATTCTTCGA GTACCCATATAATAATGCACTGCACCATCAGGTGGAGAGTACAATAGTATCGTGTTTGGAGAGCAAAAATGATGAGATTGTTGACCATCTTCTCCACGTGTGTGATTTGATTGGAAAAATTCTTAAAATAGAGAAACAGCCAATCCTTTCTGGTGAAAACCAG CCAACGATACCTGTTGCTGGAAAGCAGGCTCCACGGGTGGGAAATATTGGTCATATTTCAAGAATTTCGAACAAGCTTGTTCAGCTGTCGACTAACAATAACCTAATAAAGACTTCACTTGAG GAACATAACGAATGGGGCGAGTGGGAAGCTAATACATTGCATGACCGAAACGCAGTTGAGAATGTTTATCGCTGGGTTTGTGG ACGCCCAACTGCATTACAAGATAGGAGTAGGGACAGTGACGATGATGAAGTTCACGACAGGGATTATGACCTTGCTGGTTTAGCTAATAACTTGAACCATTTTAGATACAACATGCAAGAGAACAATGGTGCTGGGGAG GATCATGGTTCCAATGACAGAGACGAAGAG GATGTGTACTTAGATGACGAATCTACTGAAGTTGTTATATCATCTCTAAGGCTTGGTGAGGAACAGAACAA CAATTTATTCACAAACTCGAACTGGTTCACGTTCCAAGGAGATGAGTTGGGTGACAGCACAGGAACAGGGGCCATTCGTTCAGAGGAAGCAATGGAAGATGTAAGCTTGAATGAAACTTCCGGTAATGGAATTGAAAATGATGAAGAAGACTGTTTGATTACAGAAGGCAAGAACCCTTTTGTAGCCACAGCTTCGACCTCAGACGCAGTTTCTGTAAACACCGTACCCGGAGATATCGAGATCGATGAAGATGTGGTTTCAGGTGAATCGTCACCTGAAATGGTTGAACGTGGAGATTCTTCTTCATCCGCTGCAGAGGTGACAGATCCTTTTCCTGCAGATGACATGAAGATACCTGATGTGAGAGTCCCAAACGGATCGTCATCCTCGGAAGGCGAGGTAAGCCCAAAATCACCACCTGTGCCTTCGTTTTTTGGCAAAGACGTTGAGTATGTGGGAGTAGAGCCAGAAGGAACCGAGAGGGCAATGGATCAAGCTCTTCTAAAGGAAGGGATAGTGGGAGAGGCAGGGCCAATGAAGAGAAACAGCGCCACAGACTCGCCGGGAAAGGAGAGCACTGATGAGAATATACAGCAGGAGTACAACGACACTAACTACTGGAAAGTCGATCCGGAGGTGGCCGTGGTTGAATAA